One Streptomyces lincolnensis genomic region harbors:
- a CDS encoding class I adenylate-forming enzyme family protein: MLISRQERARICSDPELGAGNILHRLTAYDRPRDEVVLHTDGTWRAPDGSRPEALTLGALTEAVDTYAGWYAAHGVRPRDPVAIHSHSSTEFALNFLALTHLGAIPSFVNGNLPPDTAREYVRRQGAVGAFTDAEHHEVLAGPGSGLGFRVTAADIRPEHRASLPPSYPYRHDPGDPVLISHSSGTTGMPKGVPHTHRTLMYAQLHRLRYSTGTDMARTLVALPGAHNAMVATLLYCLLLRTDIKLLSSRRGTDVLDAIEEFRPTTVLAFAGTFGEMAAEDLSARDLSGVQVWFNTGDAAHEAHIRALVRHGNHVEIGADLRRTRVEGSVFVDGLGSSEAGYSVFHNRHTKDTTAYSRCVGRPIGFAEAAVLAEDGTPLPPGRIGRLGLKSPTLTPGYWNDSLTWNRMRLGGYWLTGDLAHQDEDGNFYHLDRAPDAIRTAHGILFSTRTEELLLRELPELTDCTVVAVAPDGVRADWDGDGVAEAYALLQLTDGDDGEEEWTERVNAVLAAAGFPPVTRALRMKAEDVAKGATGKVLKRVMRDRFTAVPAVPAEERA; encoded by the coding sequence ATGCTCATCAGTAGGCAGGAGCGGGCCCGCATCTGCTCCGACCCCGAACTCGGCGCCGGCAACATCCTGCACCGCCTCACGGCGTACGACCGCCCGCGCGACGAGGTGGTCCTGCACACCGACGGCACCTGGCGGGCCCCCGACGGCAGCCGCCCCGAGGCCCTGACCCTCGGCGCGCTGACCGAGGCGGTCGACACCTACGCGGGCTGGTACGCGGCCCACGGGGTGCGCCCCCGCGACCCGGTCGCGATCCACTCCCACTCCAGCACCGAGTTCGCGCTGAACTTCCTCGCGCTGACCCACCTCGGCGCGATCCCGTCGTTCGTCAACGGCAACCTGCCGCCCGACACCGCCCGCGAGTACGTACGCCGGCAGGGCGCGGTCGGCGCCTTCACCGACGCGGAGCACCACGAGGTGCTGGCGGGGCCCGGATCCGGGCTCGGTTTCCGGGTCACCGCCGCCGACATCCGCCCGGAGCACCGCGCGTCGCTGCCGCCGTCGTACCCCTACCGCCACGACCCCGGCGACCCGGTGCTCATCTCGCACTCCTCCGGCACCACCGGCATGCCCAAGGGGGTGCCGCACACCCACCGGACGCTGATGTACGCGCAGCTGCACCGGCTGCGCTACTCCACCGGCACCGACATGGCCCGCACTTTGGTGGCGCTGCCCGGCGCGCACAACGCGATGGTTGCGACGCTGCTGTACTGCCTGCTGCTGCGCACCGACATCAAGCTGCTCTCCAGCCGGCGCGGCACCGATGTCCTGGACGCCATCGAGGAGTTCCGGCCGACGACCGTGCTCGCCTTCGCCGGGACCTTCGGCGAGATGGCCGCCGAGGACCTGAGCGCCCGCGACCTGTCCGGCGTGCAGGTGTGGTTCAACACCGGCGACGCGGCCCACGAGGCGCACATCCGGGCCCTGGTCCGGCACGGCAACCATGTCGAGATCGGCGCCGACCTGCGCCGTACCCGTGTCGAGGGCTCGGTGTTCGTGGACGGGCTCGGCTCCTCCGAGGCCGGCTACTCCGTCTTCCACAACCGGCACACCAAGGACACCACCGCCTACTCCCGCTGCGTCGGCCGGCCGATCGGCTTCGCGGAGGCCGCCGTACTCGCCGAGGACGGCACCCCGCTGCCACCGGGCCGGATCGGCCGCCTGGGCCTGAAGTCACCGACCCTGACCCCGGGTTACTGGAACGACTCCCTCACCTGGAACCGCATGCGCCTGGGCGGCTACTGGCTCACCGGTGACCTCGCCCACCAGGACGAGGACGGCAACTTCTACCACCTCGACCGGGCCCCGGACGCGATCCGCACGGCCCACGGCATCCTCTTCAGCACCCGCACCGAGGAGTTGCTCCTGCGCGAGCTGCCCGAGCTCACGGACTGCACGGTCGTCGCGGTCGCCCCCGACGGGGTCCGCGCGGACTGGGACGGCGACGGGGTGGCCGAGGCCTACGCGTTGCTCCAGCTCACCGACGGCGACGACGGGGAGGAGGAATGGACCGAGCGGGTCAACGCCGTCCTTGCGGCCGCCGGTTTCCCCCCGGTCACCCGCGCCCTGCGCATGAAGGCCGAGGACGTGGCCAAGGGCGCCACCGGCAAGGTCCTCAAGCGGGTGATGCGGGACCGGTTCACCGCCGTTCCTGCCGTTCCGGCCGAGGAGCGGGCATGA
- a CDS encoding VOC family protein encodes MTVDLFAGIPVNDYQAALTWYERLLGGPPVFFPNDKEAVWELAEHRYVYIEHRPGHGGHALQTLFVDDLDARIAAIGERGLTPTQRETYANGVRKVTYHDPDGNEIGFGGGPT; translated from the coding sequence ATGACGGTCGACCTCTTCGCGGGCATTCCGGTCAACGACTACCAGGCCGCCCTCACCTGGTACGAGCGCCTCCTCGGCGGTCCGCCGGTCTTCTTCCCGAACGACAAGGAGGCGGTGTGGGAACTGGCGGAACACCGGTACGTCTACATCGAGCACCGCCCCGGCCACGGAGGCCACGCGCTCCAGACGCTCTTCGTCGACGACCTGGACGCCCGGATCGCCGCCATCGGTGAGCGCGGGCTGACCCCGACCCAGCGGGAGACGTACGCGAACGGCGTCCGCAAGGTCACGTACCACGACCCCGACGGCAACGAGATCGGCTTCGGCGGCGGCCCCACCTGA
- a CDS encoding sensor histidine kinase, with amino-acid sequence MRSPSARGLARGLAVGALVGASLLDLQIMQGVGYPVWPTVVVLAAGLAAVLWPAGRRPGWLIPQLRTGVPALLSLLATVSAVALSRDVPFGPGEVVLLLCLLFVAVRHCPPRWVVPCAVLDAGALLATPARYYWGHANEAYGVILAGLVLVGLIAGLAVYLRTLDYRRTVAVADTRREERVAIAADLHDFVAHHVTGILVQTQMARMMAAGQAGQAGRAGQGAPVEELDPVLAGIERAATEALASMRRTVGVLRDTDSEAADRRPVGDLAALTELTEGFAGPGQKVTLRRDPAVTDDLPHEVQAAAFRVVQEALTNVRRHAGDATEIVVALRRDGRRLEVTVSDDGRGGTQLPAAAHGGGFGLVGLTERVTALGGRLHTGPRAEHGWEVRAVFWTP; translated from the coding sequence ATGAGATCCCCTTCCGCACGCGGCCTGGCACGAGGTCTCGCCGTGGGTGCCCTGGTCGGGGCGTCCCTCCTGGACCTCCAGATCATGCAGGGGGTGGGCTACCCCGTGTGGCCCACGGTGGTCGTCCTCGCGGCCGGCCTGGCCGCCGTCCTGTGGCCGGCCGGGCGGCGGCCGGGGTGGCTGATCCCGCAGCTGCGCACCGGCGTCCCGGCCCTGCTGTCGCTGCTGGCCACGGTGTCCGCGGTCGCGCTGAGCCGGGACGTCCCGTTCGGCCCGGGCGAGGTCGTGCTCCTGCTGTGCCTGCTCTTCGTGGCGGTACGGCACTGTCCACCGCGCTGGGTCGTGCCGTGCGCGGTGCTGGACGCGGGCGCCCTGCTGGCCACGCCCGCCCGGTACTACTGGGGGCACGCGAACGAGGCGTACGGCGTCATCCTCGCGGGCCTGGTCCTGGTCGGGCTGATCGCCGGGCTCGCGGTCTATCTGCGCACCCTGGACTACCGCCGTACCGTCGCCGTCGCCGACACCCGGCGGGAGGAGCGGGTGGCGATCGCCGCCGACCTGCACGACTTCGTCGCCCACCACGTCACCGGGATCCTGGTGCAGACGCAGATGGCCCGCATGATGGCGGCCGGGCAGGCCGGACAGGCGGGGCGTGCCGGGCAGGGTGCGCCCGTGGAGGAACTCGATCCCGTCCTGGCGGGCATCGAACGCGCCGCCACCGAGGCCCTCGCGTCGATGCGCCGCACGGTCGGCGTGCTGCGCGACACCGACAGCGAGGCGGCCGACCGGCGTCCCGTCGGCGACCTGGCCGCCCTCACCGAACTGACCGAGGGCTTCGCGGGTCCGGGGCAGAAGGTCACCCTGCGCCGCGATCCCGCCGTGACGGACGATCTGCCGCACGAGGTGCAGGCCGCCGCCTTCCGGGTCGTCCAGGAGGCGCTGACCAACGTCCGGCGGCACGCGGGCGACGCCACCGAGATCGTCGTCGCGCTACGGCGTGACGGTCGCCGCCTGGAGGTGACGGTGTCCGACGACGGCCGCGGCGGCACCCAGCTCCCGGCCGCCGCGCACGGCGGCGGCTTCGGCCTCGTCGGCCTGACCGAACGCGTCACCGCGCTGGGCGGCCGTCTGCACACGGGGCCGCGGGCGGAACACGGGTGGGAGGTCCGGGCGGTGTTCTGGACTCCGTAG
- a CDS encoding NAD-dependent epimerase/dehydratase family protein encodes MRVLVAGATGVIGHPLVGALRARGHEVTALVRTAARASAVDADAVVVADALDREALSAAVSAARPEVVVHQMSALRLLGDDPAGAFALTARLRTEGTAHLAAAARAAGARRLVAQSIAFATAPAAVLVLDEDARLYVDAPDPGWAATVRAVADLERQVTATDGGLVLRYGTLYGRGTAYARTGSTAQRVLAGRLPLPGDGPGITSFLHVADAVGATVAAVESTTTGVLNITDDDPAPAALWLPHYAHVLGAPPPRRIPASLAPRLLGWYPTHQLTTAHGASNTRARTELGWKPGRPSWREGLGRE; translated from the coding sequence ATGCGGGTCCTTGTCGCCGGAGCCACGGGCGTGATCGGACACCCGCTGGTGGGAGCACTACGGGCACGGGGCCATGAGGTGACGGCACTGGTCCGGACCGCCGCCCGGGCCTCCGCCGTGGACGCGGACGCCGTCGTCGTGGCCGACGCCCTCGACCGGGAGGCGCTGTCGGCGGCGGTGTCGGCGGCCCGTCCCGAGGTGGTCGTGCACCAGATGTCGGCGCTGCGCCTGCTGGGCGACGACCCCGCCGGGGCCTTCGCCCTGACGGCCCGCCTGCGTACCGAGGGCACCGCCCACCTCGCCGCCGCCGCCCGCGCGGCCGGCGCGCGGCGCCTGGTCGCGCAGTCCATCGCCTTCGCCACCGCCCCGGCCGCCGTCCTGGTCCTCGACGAGGACGCGCGCCTGTACGTCGACGCCCCGGACCCCGGCTGGGCGGCCACGGTCCGCGCGGTGGCCGACCTGGAACGCCAGGTGACGGCCACCGACGGCGGCCTGGTCCTGCGCTACGGCACCCTGTACGGCCGGGGCACGGCGTACGCCCGTACCGGCTCGACGGCCCAGCGGGTCCTGGCCGGACGCCTGCCGCTGCCCGGCGACGGCCCCGGCATCACCTCGTTCCTGCACGTGGCGGACGCCGTGGGAGCGACGGTGGCAGCCGTCGAGTCCACCACCACGGGCGTCCTGAACATCACCGACGACGACCCCGCCCCCGCCGCCCTCTGGCTCCCCCACTACGCCCACGTCCTCGGCGCCCCGCCCCCACGCCGGATCCCGGCCTCCCTGGCCCCCCGCCTCCTCGGCTGGTACCCCACCCACCAACTCACCACGGCACACGGCGCGTCGAACACGAGGGCCCGCACGGAACTGGGCTGGAAACCGGGGCGCCCGAGCTGGCGAGAAGGGCTGGGCAGGGAATGA
- a CDS encoding beta-ketoacyl-[acyl-carrier-protein] synthase family protein, whose translation MSADVQVTGFGVRTAFGPGAEALRRGVFSGVPAFAPTTRFDTAPYRTPMAAAAPDGPDAVEDWALRHALAQCGTEAFDMAGLGPGTEAPVLLGVAGDCTSVTRYWRSDAGAPDTRRAADAVPARLAELLAERLKSTGPRLAFTNACVASAAAIIHACRLIASGRAEVAVCAGGYLVEEETFGKFDSGRALSRDGRVRPFSANRTGLLLGDGVAAVVLESAEHARRRGARPLAAVTGWGAATDAHHIAQPHPEGIGLTRAARQALRLAGDQDGDAVGYVNAHGTGTKYNDGAETRGLRAAFPRRAEAIPVSSTKSTTGHLLEAAGVVEFVITMLAVMDGVLPPTAGYDRPDPECDLDYVPGRPRPADLRRALTINAAFGGANTALVLERP comes from the coding sequence ATGAGCGCCGACGTTCAGGTCACCGGCTTCGGTGTCCGCACCGCGTTCGGCCCGGGCGCCGAGGCGCTGCGGCGCGGGGTCTTCTCGGGCGTCCCCGCCTTCGCCCCCACCACCCGCTTCGACACCGCCCCGTACCGCACCCCGATGGCGGCCGCCGCCCCGGACGGCCCGGACGCGGTCGAGGACTGGGCCCTGCGGCACGCACTCGCCCAGTGCGGCACCGAGGCCTTCGACATGGCCGGACTGGGCCCGGGCACCGAGGCGCCGGTCCTGCTGGGGGTGGCCGGGGACTGCACGAGCGTGACCCGGTACTGGCGGAGCGACGCGGGTGCCCCGGACACCCGGCGGGCCGCCGACGCCGTGCCCGCGCGGCTGGCCGAACTCCTCGCCGAGCGGCTGAAGTCGACCGGCCCGCGCCTCGCCTTCACCAACGCCTGTGTCGCCTCGGCGGCCGCGATCATCCACGCCTGCCGGCTGATCGCGTCCGGCAGGGCGGAGGTGGCGGTGTGTGCGGGCGGCTACCTCGTGGAGGAGGAGACGTTCGGCAAGTTCGACTCGGGACGGGCGCTGTCACGCGACGGCCGGGTCCGGCCGTTCAGCGCGAACCGCACGGGGCTGCTGCTGGGGGACGGGGTGGCGGCCGTGGTGCTGGAGTCCGCGGAGCACGCCCGTCGCCGCGGGGCCCGACCGCTGGCGGCCGTGACCGGCTGGGGCGCGGCCACCGACGCCCACCACATCGCCCAGCCGCACCCCGAGGGCATCGGCCTGACCCGCGCGGCCCGGCAGGCGCTGCGGCTGGCGGGCGACCAGGACGGGGACGCCGTCGGCTACGTCAACGCGCACGGCACCGGCACGAAGTACAACGACGGCGCCGAGACCCGCGGTCTGCGGGCCGCCTTCCCGCGGCGGGCGGAGGCGATCCCGGTCAGTTCCACCAAGAGCACCACCGGCCACCTCCTGGAGGCGGCGGGTGTCGTGGAGTTCGTCATCACGATGCTGGCCGTCATGGACGGCGTCCTGCCCCCGACGGCCGGATACGACCGCCCCGACCCGGAGTGCGACCTCGACTACGTCCCCGGCCGGCCCCGCCCGGCCGACCTCCGCCGGGCCCTCACCATCAACGCCGCCTTCGGGGGCGCCAACACCGCACTCGTCCTGGAGCGGCCATGA
- a CDS encoding MFS transporter, whose product MKASAAAGGRAAPPTRTWPTLLVIVCAQMLIWLDTSILNVAVTTLADPTTGLGATPGELEWIAGAYTLVFAGTLFAGGALADRHGPRTTLLAGLALFGAASAAAAFAPNPPALIAARAVMGAGSALLMPATLTVIVQSTPEDKRTRAIAIWSSSSGLGVAIGPVAGGALLSHFWWGSVFLVNVPVVALCLAGVLALVPRLPPSHRRVLDLPGLALSVLGLGSVVYGIIELGGGKPWFGPHVLLPLVLGTALLTAFVAGQRRSPTPSLDLRLFRQPGFTAGSVVLLIAFMALAGHLFYAAFYLQGPRGLTPADAGTVMIAAAVGIVLGSQASPATSRLLTARWTVAAGVLATAATYLGYLWFDAGTPLVLIAALLWIQGFGMGLVGTPVTAAMMRAVPPHLAGAGSAVNSVTRQVGGTLGVAMAGSILSGVYRSRMADAPVPEALPPDAEERARTSAESARALADSLRLPDLAATADRAFLDAMYAATFWTALLALVGFAVCVVGLRTRNPDGDKGVDHGPDAADDTPLGARDGREPGNRAGHGPPLREGGRPGHGDPPGR is encoded by the coding sequence ATGAAAGCCTCCGCAGCCGCGGGCGGTCGTGCCGCGCCGCCCACCCGGACCTGGCCCACCCTCCTGGTCATCGTCTGCGCGCAGATGCTGATCTGGCTGGACACCTCGATCCTGAACGTCGCCGTCACCACCCTCGCCGACCCCACGACCGGTCTCGGCGCCACCCCCGGCGAACTGGAGTGGATCGCCGGCGCCTACACCCTCGTCTTCGCCGGCACCCTCTTCGCGGGCGGCGCCCTGGCCGACCGCCACGGCCCTCGTACCACCCTCCTCGCGGGCCTCGCCCTCTTCGGCGCGGCCTCCGCCGCGGCCGCGTTCGCCCCGAACCCGCCCGCCCTGATAGCGGCGAGGGCGGTCATGGGCGCCGGCAGCGCCCTGCTGATGCCGGCCACCCTGACGGTCATCGTCCAGAGCACCCCGGAGGACAAGCGCACCAGGGCGATCGCGATCTGGAGCTCCTCCAGCGGACTCGGCGTGGCCATCGGCCCGGTCGCCGGCGGCGCACTGCTCAGCCACTTCTGGTGGGGCTCGGTGTTCCTGGTCAACGTGCCGGTCGTCGCCCTGTGCCTGGCCGGCGTCCTGGCCCTCGTACCCCGGCTGCCCCCCTCGCACCGCCGCGTCCTGGACCTCCCCGGCCTCGCCCTGTCGGTGCTGGGCCTGGGTTCGGTGGTCTACGGCATCATCGAACTCGGCGGCGGAAAGCCCTGGTTCGGGCCCCATGTCCTGCTCCCGCTCGTCCTGGGCACCGCCCTGCTCACCGCCTTCGTGGCGGGCCAGCGCCGGTCCCCCACCCCCAGCCTGGATCTGCGGCTGTTCCGGCAGCCGGGGTTCACGGCGGGCAGCGTGGTGCTGCTGATCGCGTTCATGGCACTGGCCGGCCACCTGTTCTACGCGGCCTTCTACCTCCAGGGCCCCCGGGGCCTGACCCCCGCCGACGCCGGAACGGTGATGATCGCCGCCGCGGTCGGGATCGTCCTGGGCAGTCAGGCGTCCCCGGCGACGAGCAGGCTCCTGACGGCCCGTTGGACGGTCGCGGCCGGCGTCCTGGCCACGGCGGCCACCTACCTCGGCTACCTGTGGTTCGACGCCGGCACACCCCTGGTGCTCATCGCCGCCCTGCTGTGGATCCAGGGCTTCGGCATGGGCCTGGTCGGCACCCCGGTCACGGCCGCGATGATGCGCGCTGTGCCCCCGCATCTCGCGGGCGCCGGGTCGGCCGTCAACAGCGTCACCCGGCAGGTGGGCGGAACGCTCGGTGTGGCGATGGCCGGTTCGATCCTCTCCGGGGTCTACCGAAGCCGTATGGCGGACGCCCCCGTCCCCGAGGCCCTGCCGCCCGACGCCGAGGAACGGGCCCGCACCTCGGCCGAGTCGGCCCGCGCCCTGGCCGACTCGCTGCGCCTGCCGGACCTGGCGGCCACCGCCGACCGCGCCTTCCTCGACGCGATGTACGCGGCCACGTTCTGGACCGCCCTGCTCGCGCTCGTCGGATTCGCGGTGTGTGTCGTGGGCCTGCGCACCCGAAACCCCGACGGCGACAAGGGAGTCGACCATGGACCGGACGCTGCCGACGACACCCCGCTCGGTGCTCGTGACGGGCGGGAACCGGGGAATCGGGCTGGCCACGGCCCACCGCTTCGCGAGGGCGGGCGACCGGGTCACGGTGACCCACCGGGGCGCTGA
- a CDS encoding sugar ABC transporter substrate-binding protein, with protein sequence MRRLPHVVAVSLSTLLLASCGVIEGVGDSSSSAGPKKGDDITVGLLLPDRETGRFERFDYPLIKKRVAALTNDKGTVRYANAGASAKKQSTQFEQMIAAKVDVILVDAVDAKAIAKDIQKAKDAAIPVIAYDRLAQGPIDAYVSHDNELVGQVQGRAIVGALGDKAKTSKIVMMNGSVADPNTALFKQGALSELNGNVIIAKQYDTREWLPQVAKANMEKAIKAIGLNNIAAVYSANDGMAGAVIDALKEAGATKIPPVTGQDADLAALQRIVAGEQFMTVYKSFLLEADNAAELAVAKVQDHGIEFDALTPDTIDSPTQQDVPASLVPVVAVTQDNIKETVIQDGVYTVKEICTPEYAADCAAIGLK encoded by the coding sequence GTGCGCCGTCTCCCCCACGTCGTCGCCGTGTCCCTGTCGACGCTGTTGCTCGCCTCGTGCGGTGTCATCGAAGGTGTCGGCGACAGCAGCAGCTCCGCCGGCCCCAAGAAGGGCGACGACATCACGGTGGGTCTGCTCCTGCCCGACCGGGAGACCGGTCGCTTCGAGAGATTCGACTACCCGCTCATCAAGAAACGTGTCGCGGCCCTGACGAACGACAAGGGCACGGTCCGTTACGCCAACGCCGGTGCGAGTGCCAAGAAGCAGAGCACGCAGTTCGAGCAGATGATCGCCGCCAAGGTGGACGTGATCCTGGTGGACGCGGTCGACGCCAAGGCGATCGCGAAGGACATCCAGAAGGCGAAGGACGCGGCGATACCCGTCATCGCCTACGACCGCCTCGCCCAGGGCCCGATCGACGCCTACGTCTCCCACGACAACGAGCTGGTCGGCCAGGTGCAGGGCCGCGCGATCGTCGGTGCCCTCGGCGACAAGGCCAAGACCAGCAAGATCGTCATGATGAACGGCTCGGTCGCCGACCCCAACACGGCCCTGTTCAAGCAGGGCGCGCTCAGCGAGCTGAACGGCAACGTCATCATCGCCAAGCAGTACGACACCCGGGAGTGGCTGCCCCAGGTCGCCAAGGCCAACATGGAGAAGGCGATCAAGGCGATCGGCCTCAACAACATCGCCGCCGTCTACTCGGCGAACGACGGCATGGCGGGCGCCGTCATCGACGCGCTCAAGGAGGCGGGGGCCACCAAGATCCCGCCGGTGACCGGGCAGGACGCGGACCTCGCGGCGCTCCAGCGGATCGTGGCGGGCGAGCAGTTCATGACGGTGTACAAGTCGTTCCTGCTGGAGGCGGACAACGCGGCCGAACTGGCCGTCGCCAAGGTCCAGGACCACGGGATCGAGTTCGACGCGCTGACCCCGGACACCATCGACAGCCCGACGCAGCAGGACGTCCCCGCCAGCCTGGTGCCGGTGGTCGCCGTCACCCAGGACAACATCAAGGAGACGGTGATCCAGGACGGCGTCTACACCGTCAAGGAGATCTGCACGCCCGAGTACGCGGCGGACTGCGCGGCCATCGGGCTGAAGTAG
- a CDS encoding SDR family oxidoreductase codes for MLVTGGNRGIGLATAHRFARAGDRVTVTHRGAEPPDGTGFLAVRCDVTDSRQVDRAFEEAEAAHGPVTVLIANAGVTHDRLLPLMREEDFTSVVDTNLTGAFRVARRAARGMLRVGHGRIVLVSSTAALHGAAGQSNYAAAKAGLVGLARSLTREFGPRDITCNVVAPGLTDTDMARALTPEQQSELLRRTPAGRAAHPDEVAEAVAFLAGAGYVRGAVIPVDGGAGLGH; via the coding sequence GTGCTCGTGACGGGCGGGAACCGGGGAATCGGGCTGGCCACGGCCCACCGCTTCGCGAGGGCGGGCGACCGGGTCACGGTGACCCACCGGGGCGCTGAACCGCCCGACGGCACCGGATTCCTCGCCGTACGCTGCGATGTGACGGACAGCCGACAGGTGGACCGGGCCTTCGAGGAGGCCGAGGCGGCCCACGGCCCCGTCACCGTGCTGATCGCCAACGCGGGGGTCACCCACGACCGGTTGCTGCCGCTGATGCGCGAGGAGGACTTCACCTCGGTCGTCGACACCAACCTCACGGGCGCCTTCCGGGTCGCCCGGCGTGCGGCGCGCGGGATGCTCCGGGTCGGCCACGGCCGTATCGTGCTGGTCTCCTCCACGGCCGCCCTGCACGGCGCCGCCGGGCAGAGCAACTACGCCGCCGCGAAGGCCGGGCTGGTGGGCCTGGCCCGCTCCCTCACCCGGGAGTTCGGGCCCCGTGACATCACCTGCAACGTCGTGGCACCGGGCCTGACCGACACGGACATGGCCCGCGCCCTCACCCCCGAGCAGCAATCCGAGCTGCTACGGCGGACCCCGGCCGGCCGCGCGGCCCACCCCGACGAGGTCGCCGAGGCGGTGGCGTTCCTCGCGGGGGCCGGGTATGTGCGGGGAGCGGTGATTCCGGTGGACGGGGGCGCGGGGCTGGGCCACTGA
- a CDS encoding acyl carrier protein yields MSTSTSLEDEIREFVLTSVIDEMNILTGREGITDDSPVTVGGLEVDSLSLIELTLRLETRFGVEIPDTDIEPLASLTLGGLVAEVVRRGAKA; encoded by the coding sequence ATGAGCACCTCGACCTCACTGGAAGACGAGATCCGCGAGTTCGTCCTGACCTCGGTCATCGACGAGATGAACATCCTGACCGGCCGCGAGGGCATCACGGACGACAGCCCGGTCACCGTCGGCGGCCTGGAGGTGGACTCCCTCAGCCTGATCGAGCTCACCCTGCGGCTGGAGACCCGGTTCGGCGTCGAGATCCCGGACACCGACATCGAGCCGCTGGCCTCCCTGACCCTCGGCGGGCTGGTCGCCGAGGTCGTCCGGCGCGGTGCGAAGGCATGA
- a CDS encoding class I adenylate-forming enzyme family protein, which translates to MDDLAPLVQRWFDARDDRLPYLTHRQDTVTRGELRERVAQQAAVFAGYGIGPGSTVGLRTPPSFTQVEVLLALWRLGAQVLLFDFRLKPAEVEALCATCRPRFLVGAGTNVRAAFGFRPEYEVATEVRRTGRPAATGHRLVQFSSGSTGRPKVIGRTARSLAAEVERFAAVPGMPGEGDRVLLLSSTAHSFGLIGGLLHALATGVSIVFAPRVTARDILRTAVEHRVTALFGVPMHYELLASAADPPALPDLRLAVSGGELMPPEVAARFTDRYGVPVGESYGTTESGVVAMDVTGALRPSVGRAAPGVVLRAHRGELDVALEESPYLFDSGGTQYADGWLHTRDRATVDADGAVRLHGRADSLVVVGGLKVDLTEVEHVLRLHPAVEQAVLVHDGVTEAYVALAAGVERPTAEELLRWCRERLADYKLPRAIRLLAALPRTSNGKLLRQAAALQAAPLSPDAAPVSPDAASVSPDAAPLSHDAAPLSHDSATGVS; encoded by the coding sequence ATGGACGACCTGGCCCCGCTGGTCCAGCGGTGGTTCGACGCCCGGGACGACCGGCTGCCGTATCTGACCCACCGCCAGGACACCGTCACCCGGGGGGAGTTACGGGAGCGGGTGGCCCAACAGGCGGCTGTGTTCGCCGGGTACGGCATCGGTCCCGGCAGCACCGTGGGCCTCAGGACCCCGCCCAGCTTCACCCAGGTCGAGGTGCTGCTCGCGCTGTGGCGGCTCGGCGCGCAGGTGCTGCTGTTCGACTTCCGGCTCAAGCCGGCCGAGGTGGAGGCGCTGTGCGCGACCTGCCGGCCGAGGTTCCTCGTCGGCGCCGGGACCAACGTCCGGGCGGCCTTCGGTTTCCGGCCCGAGTACGAGGTCGCCACCGAGGTCCGCAGGACCGGCCGGCCGGCCGCCACCGGGCACCGGCTGGTGCAGTTCAGCTCCGGCTCCACCGGGCGGCCGAAGGTGATCGGCCGGACCGCCCGTTCGCTCGCCGCCGAGGTGGAGCGGTTCGCCGCGGTGCCCGGGATGCCGGGCGAGGGCGACCGGGTGCTGCTGCTCAGCTCCACCGCGCACAGCTTCGGCCTGATCGGCGGCCTGCTGCACGCCCTCGCCACCGGCGTCTCCATCGTCTTCGCGCCCCGGGTCACCGCCCGCGACATCCTGCGGACCGCCGTGGAGCACCGGGTCACCGCCCTGTTCGGGGTGCCGATGCACTACGAACTGCTCGCCTCCGCCGCCGACCCGCCCGCCCTGCCCGACCTCCGCCTCGCCGTGTCCGGCGGCGAGCTGATGCCCCCCGAGGTCGCGGCCCGCTTCACCGATCGCTACGGCGTGCCGGTCGGCGAGTCCTACGGCACCACCGAGTCCGGAGTGGTCGCGATGGACGTCACCGGCGCCCTGCGGCCCTCCGTCGGACGGGCCGCCCCGGGTGTCGTCCTGCGCGCGCACCGCGGCGAACTCGACGTCGCCCTGGAGGAGTCGCCGTATCTCTTCGACTCGGGCGGCACCCAGTACGCGGACGGCTGGCTGCACACCCGGGACCGCGCCACCGTCGACGCCGACGGGGCCGTACGCCTGCACGGCCGCGCCGACTCCCTCGTCGTCGTCGGCGGACTGAAGGTCGACCTCACCGAGGTCGAGCACGTGCTGCGCCTGCACCCGGCGGTCGAGCAGGCGGTGCTGGTCCACGACGGTGTCACCGAGGCGTACGTCGCGCTCGCCGCCGGTGTCGAGCGCCCGACCGCCGAGGAGTTGCTGCGCTGGTGCCGGGAGCGGCTGGCCGACTACAAGCTGCCCCGCGCGATCCGGCTGCTGGCGGCCCTGCCCCGCACCTCCAACGGCAAGCTGCTGCGCCAGGCGGCGGCGCTCCAGGCGGCCCCTCTGTCCCCCGACGCGGCCCCGGTGTCCCCCGACGCTGCCTCCGTGTCCCCCGACGCGGCCCCTCTTTCCCACGACGCGGCCCCTCTTTCCCACGACTCTGCCACGGGAGTGTCCTGA